From the Desulfovibrio sp. JY genome, one window contains:
- a CDS encoding cytochrome d ubiquinol oxidase subunit II: MDGHMGIAEAWYWIMALLLWLYVFTDGFDLGVGFLCLHTDDEAWRDAMTETIDGVWHANQTWLVMLGGVLFGAFPLVYGTVLAALYLPAGLLLFALMARGIGLEYRAESGRKRGWSVLFGIGSVAVALAHGFLLGGILQGMRFDGLRYTGGAFDWFSPFTVLVALTLLFLYAMFGAAWLVLKTDGALQAKARQWGARYGAAAVAMLVIVIGYVALHGNMGYLVGRPGGQGGLSPMFIGLAVAAVLCAALYFQALGKGRDGQPLGWCAVMLAFVFAAFGGSLFPVIVPPGLTAAQAASPAEMLRVMLAVIGGLMPVILFYNAYQYRVFRGKAAPENEIE, translated from the coding sequence ATGGATGGACATATGGGCATCGCCGAAGCGTGGTACTGGATAATGGCCCTGCTGTTGTGGCTCTACGTCTTCACCGACGGCTTCGACCTCGGGGTGGGCTTTTTGTGCCTGCACACGGACGACGAGGCCTGGCGGGACGCCATGACCGAAACCATCGACGGCGTGTGGCACGCCAACCAGACCTGGCTGGTGATGCTCGGCGGGGTGCTCTTCGGCGCGTTCCCGCTGGTCTACGGCACGGTGCTGGCCGCGCTCTACCTGCCGGCCGGGCTGCTGCTCTTCGCGCTCATGGCCCGGGGCATCGGGCTCGAATACCGGGCCGAGTCCGGACGCAAGCGCGGTTGGTCCGTACTTTTCGGCATCGGCAGCGTGGCCGTGGCCCTGGCCCACGGCTTTTTGCTCGGCGGCATTTTGCAGGGCATGCGCTTCGACGGGCTTCGCTACACCGGCGGCGCGTTCGACTGGTTTTCGCCCTTTACCGTCCTGGTCGCCCTGACCCTGCTTTTCCTTTACGCCATGTTCGGCGCGGCCTGGCTGGTGCTCAAGACCGATGGCGCGCTCCAGGCGAAAGCGAGGCAGTGGGGGGCGCGTTACGGTGCGGCGGCCGTGGCCATGCTGGTCATCGTCATCGGCTACGTCGCCCTGCACGGGAACATGGGCTATCTGGTCGGCCGGCCGGGCGGGCAGGGGGGCCTTTCCCCCATGTTCATCGGCTTGGCCGTCGCGGCGGTCCTTTGCGCGGCGCTGTATTTCCAGGCCCTGGGCAAGGGGCGGGACGGCCAGCCCCTGGGCTGGTGCGCCGTCATGTTGGCGTTTGTCTTCGCCGCTTTTGGCGGCAGCCTCTTCCCGGTCATCGTGCCCCCGGGCCTGACGGCCGCCCAGGCCGCCTCGCCGGCGGAGATGTTGCGCGTCATGCTGGCCGTGATCGGCGGGCTCATGCCGGTGATCCTTTTCTACAACGCCTACCAGTACCGGGTTTTTCGCGGCAAGGCCGCACCGGAAAACGAGATCGAGTAG